One window of the Rhinoraja longicauda isolate Sanriku21f chromosome 2, sRhiLon1.1, whole genome shotgun sequence genome contains the following:
- the id4 gene encoding DNA-binding protein inhibitor ID-4 yields the protein MKAAGDVPSLKKAAASCGEMALRCLSDHSLSIGRCKAEEEPLDLQYDMKDCYSKLKQLVPTIPPNKKVSKVEILQHVIDYILDLQLALETHPALVRAQTTIGCPRAPLTALNTEQSGSKVRRQEDSILCR from the exons ATGAAGGCGGCGGGTGATGTTCCGTCTCTGAAGAAGGCAGCGGCGAGCTGCGGCGAGATGGCATTGCGCTGCCTGTCGGACCACAGCCTCAGCATCGGCCGCTGCAAGGCTGAGGAGGAACCCCTGGACCTGCAGTACGACATGAAGGATTGCTACTCCAAGCTCAAGCAGTTGGTGCCCACCATCCCGCCCAACAAGAAGGTGAGCAAAGTGGAGATCCTGCAGCATGTCATCGACTACATCTTGGACCTGCAGCTGGCGCTGGAGACGCACCCGGCTCTGGTGAGGGCTCAGACAACGATCGGCTGCCCCAGGGCGCCGCTAACAGCACTCAATACCGAACAG AGTGGGTCGAAAGTCAGAAGACAGGAGGACAGTATTTTATGCCGCTGA